Within the Luteimonas sp. JM171 genome, the region CGCGAGCGCTGGCCCCAAGCCGATGCGATGTTCGCCCGCAGCGCCACGCTGGCCGGCGAGGCGACCCGGCTGCTCGCCACCGGAGACGCGGACGCACTGGCCGATTCGACAACCGCCCGGCCCGGCCTGATCCGGATCGAACGGCTCATGCGCCACCCCGTCGAGCGCCGGGCCCGGGTCCTGCGGCTGTGGATCGAGCGGCTGGGGCTGCCTCCCCTGCCGGGGGAAGGCGTGGCACAGATCGAGGCCATGCTGGCGGGACCTGATCGCGACACCATCCCGGAATTCGCGTGGTCAGGCGCACTCGTGCGGCGCTGGCGCGGGCAGCTGTATGCGTCGCGCGTCCGCCCCCCGCTTCCGCGGGATTTCCACGCGTCCTGGGATGGCCGCGCGCCGCTGCGGCTCCCGACCGGCGCCGTGCTCGAACTGCACCCTGCCCCGGTGGAGGCGCCGCTGGGCCCACCCTGGCCAGTCTGCGCGCGTGCGCGCCAGGGCGGCGAGCGTATCACCCTCGCCGGCCGCGGCCATTCGCACGCGCTCAAGAACATCCTGCAGGAGCGCGGCGTCCCGCCCTGGTTGCGCGCGGGGCTCCCGATCCTGTGTGAGGAGGATGGAACCATCCTGGCGGCCGGGGACCTGGTCCTTTCGCACGTGTTTGAACGGCAGCTGGCAGGAGCAGGCCTGCGGCTGCGCTGGCGCTGTCCGGACGGCGGCTGATTTGCGTATGTATCCGGTAAGGGGCGAAGAAACGCCCCGGTGATCCGGCACCTTGCCGGCCAGCCAACCCACCGCGCGGCAGTCCCTGCGCGCATGGCCAGGAACGGCCGATACCGCTGCTCCCAACGGCCGCCCGAATGAATATCCGGTACCCGCAATCGCCAGGATCCATACAATCGTTTGACCCACACTCTGCTAACGTAACCCCACCCTCCGAAGGACCCGGGTCGCCAGTGGTTGACGCAGACGCACAAGACTTCGCGGACGACGTTCGCGCCACCACTCCCCACGCTGCAGAATCCATGCAGGACGCACCCGCCACCGACCGCGGCATCCGCCTGGTCGAATTCGGGCACCTGACCCACGTGGGCCTGCGGCGCGACCTCAACGAGGACACCTATTACGGCGACAGCGAACTGGGCCTGTGGCTGGTGGCCGATGGCATGGGCGGCCATGAGTACGGCGAGGTCGCCAGCGCCCTGGCCCGGGAGACCATCGTGCGCGAGACCCGCCAGGGCACGCCGCTGGCCCAGGCCATCCGCATCGCCGATGAGGAAATCATCCGTGCCTCCCGCCAGCGCCACGACACCCTGCCCATGGGGACGACGGTGGTGGCGGCGCGCATCGGCAACGACCGTTTCGAGGTCGCCTGGGTGGGCGACAGCCGGGTGTACCTGTGGCACGACAACCGGCTGACCCAGCTGTCGCAGGACCACAGCTACGTGCAGGAGCTGATCAGCCAGGGCACGATCAGCGTGGACCAGGCCCGCAACCATCCCCACCGCAACGTGGTCACCCAGGCGCTGGGCATCACCGATCCCAAGGCGCTGAACGTGGAAACGATGACCGGCGAACTGCTGCCGGGGATGCAACTGCTGTTGTGCAGCGACGGCCTGACCGAGGAAGTCGACGACGCCAGCATCGCCCGCGTGTTATCGCACACCGAGTGCAGCGCGCAGGAGTGCGTGGACGGGCTGGTGGCAGCGGCCCTGGACAACGGCGGCTCGGACAACGTGACCGTTGTGCTGGTGCGCCGGGCCTGAGCTGCGGGCCCGTCGGGCTCAGGCCGGCTCGGCCTCGGGCTGCGGCTCCCTGGCTTCTTCCGCCAGCTCCCAGAGGTTGCGCCCGGCACGGGCACTGATGGCCTCGACGCGGGCGGCATGCAGCGCCAGATCTTCCGGCGAGGGGACCACCCGCGGCCGCGGCCCGGCCGGTGGCGCGGACGAGATGATCGCCGTGGCGGCGGCGGGCTCCGGCGCGCCGAAGCCGATCTCGCCCTGCCCGGCGGTCAGTGCCAGGTAGACCTCGGCCAGCAGCTGGGCGTCGAGCAGCGCGCCGTGGAGCTGGCGATGGGCGTTGTCCACCCCCAGCCTGCGGCACAGCGCATCAAGCGAATTGCGCTGGCCGGGATAGCGCTGGCGGGCCAGTTCAAGCGAGTCCAGCACCGTGGTGCAGTCGGCCATGCAGCCGCGTTCCGGGCCCAGCCGCGCGAGCTCGGCATCCAGGAAGCCGATGTCGAACGCCGCGTTGTGGATCACCAGCTCGGCGCCGTCCACGAAGGCCAGGAATTCGTCGGCCACCTCCTCGAACAGTGGCTTGTCAGCCAGGAATTCCAGCGTCAGCCCCGTCACTTCCTGGGCCCCCGGCTCGAACTCGCGCTGCGGGTTGATGTACTGGTGCCAGGTGCGGCCGGTGGGGCGGCGCTCCACCAGCTCCACGCAGCCGATTTCAACCACCCGGTTGCCCTTCTTCCACTCCAGCCCGGTGGTCTCGGTATCGAGGACGATCTGTCGCATGCCGCTAGCCTATCGCATCGGCCGCGGCGGCCTTGATGCGCTCGGCCTCGGTGCGGGCCAGCGTATCGACCCGCTCGTTGTCAGGATCGCCGGCGTGGCCCTTGACCCAGCGCCAGTCCACCTCGTGGCGCTGCGCGGCGGCGTGCAGGCGCTGCCACAGGTCCTTGTTCTTGACCGGGGCGCCGGCCGCGGTGCGCCAGTTGCGGCGCAGCCAGTTGGGCATCCATTCGGTGATGCCCTTGCGCACGTACTGTGAATCGGTGTGCAGGACGACCTCGCAGGATTCGGTCAGGGCTTCAAGCGCGCGGATCGCGGCCATCAGCTCCATGCGGTTGTTGGTGGTGGGCGACTCGCCGCCCACCAGCTCACGCTCGCGCACGCCGTAACGCAGCAGCGCCGCCCAGCCGCCCGGGCCAGGGTTGCCCAGGCAGGCGCCATCGGTGTGGATGTGGACTTGCTTGAGGGCGCTCATCCGGTGCTCAACCCATGCTGCAGGCGGATCCGGTGCGCGCTCGCCGCCGCGGGAGTGAGCGGCGCCACCCGCTTGTGGGCCGCCACCACATAGGCAGCCGCCAGGCCGGGACCGCTGCGCGTTTCCTCCCGGGCCTGGACCTTCCAGACCGGCCCCACGCCCTGGGACACCGGATCCGGCTCCAGCCCGGCCCGGCGCAGGCGCCGGCGCCAGGTCAGCGGCTCGCCGGCCGACAGCCCCGCGCCCTGCCAGCGCAACCGGTAGGGAGAGAGCGGATTGAGCACCAGCAGGTGCAGCTTGCCGCCATCGACCAGGACGCGCGCGCACTCATCAAGCAGTTCCTCCACCGGACCCGCAACTGACGGCGCATGCTGCAGCACCACCGTGGACAGCGACTCAGTCGCGAAGGGGAGTGGCAAGCCGCAGCGCACCGCGCCCTCCCAGGCACCTTCGCCTGCCACCAGGCAAGCGCCCCGGCCGCAGTCGCCGGCATCCACCGGGCACGGCGCGAACCACGCCCAGGGCGGCGCCGGCCGATCGCGCAGGGCACGCCGGATCAGCGGGATTTCACTGTGGACCAGGGCCTGGCCCGCTTCGGAAGCGAACCACTGCTGGCCGGGTGCGGGTTGACCGTTCGGGGAGGGCGCGGGCATGGTCCCATTCTACTGGGAGTCCGGGAGAGCCGGCCGATGCAGCCCACGCCACTGGCGGCGCTGTCCGACAACTACATCTGGACCCTGCCTGGCGCCGATGGGCAGCTCCTGGTGGTGGACCCGGGCGAGGCCGCGCCGGTGTTCGACGCCACGGGTGATCGCGCGCCCGCCGCGATCCTGCTCACCCACCATCACGGCGACCACATCGGCGGGGTCCCGGCGCTGCTGGAGCGCTGGCCGGGCGTGCCCGTGTTCGCGCCCGAGGACGAGCGGATCCCAATCGCGATCCATCGGGTGCGCGGCGGACAGACACTGGACACAGGCGACTGGCGATTCGACGTGATCGATGTGCCCGGCCACACGCGCTCCCACATCGCCTACCACGGTCATGGCGCGCTCTTCAGCGGGGACACGCTGTTCAGCCTGGGTTGCGGAAGATTGTTCGAGGGTACGCCGTCGCAGATGCTTGGGTCGCTGGACCGGCTCGCCCGGTTGCCTCCCGGGACCCTGGTGTGCTGCGGCCACGAATACACGCGCAGCAATGCCGCCTTTGCCCTGGCGGTCGAGCCCGGGAACCGGGCGCTGCGCGAACGCAGCGAGGAGGTTGAACGCATGCGCGCGCAGGACCGGCCGACCGTGCCGACCACGCTGGCCAGCGAACTGGCCTGCAATCCCTTCCTGAGGGTGGATGCCGCCGAGGTCCGGGAATCCCTGGCGGCGCGGATGGGTGCTGCCCGGGCGGCGGATCGCGTGGCGAGGTTTGCCGAACTGCGCGCGTGGAAGGACGGGTTCCCGGCATGACCACGCAGCGCAAGCGGGGCGTCCGCGCCATGGCGGCCGCGGCCCTGGTGACCCTGGCGTCTGCCCTGCCGGCCTCAGCCGCCGCCCCCATGCTGGCGGTGCAATTGCCCGCCATCGCCGAGGGCGCGGTGCGCACCACCGAGGCGCTCCAGCCGGTCACCCGCAGCGGCCGCGAGATCTACACCAGCTTCCGCCGCGGCCTGTCCGATGGGCAGTGCCCGGCGGATACGAGCGACCGCTGGCGAAAGCACTTTGCCCACGTGCCGGGCGACCTGGCCAGCCGGCCCGAGAGGCTCCTGCCGCTGTTCGGCTACGTGGTCGATTCCCTGCGCGAGTACCACCTGCCGTCCGAGTATGCGCTGATCCCGTTCGTCGAAAGCGGCTACCGGCCCGGTGCGCGCAGCCCTTCCGGTCCGGCGGGGCTGTGGCAGTTCATCGCCGTGACCGCCCGCAACCACGAGATCACGATCCGCCCCGGATATGACGGGCGCCTGTCCCCGGTGGAATCGACCTCCGCGGCCGTTCGCTACCTGCGCACGCTGCACGGGATGTTCGCCGGCGACTGGCGGCTGGCGGTGATGGGCTACAACGCCGGGGAGTACCGCATCTTCGGCGCGCTGCGCAAGGCGGGCCAGCGTGCAATGGACGCCGAACCCGACCAGCTGGCGGTCCCGGGGATCACCCGCGCCTACGTGCGCAAGCTGCAGGCGCTGGCCTGCCTGCTGGTGGAGGCCGGCGAGGATCCGGAGTGGCTTGAGGCCATCGACCAGCCGGTGCCGGTGCTCACGAGCACCACGCTGCCCTCCCACGCCAGGCGGATCGACCGCTGGGCGGCCCGCAACGGCCACGATCCGGCGCTGGTACGGCATTTCAACCCGGCGTTTGCCGAAGGCCGCGTGGACCGCGCGGACCGCGGCGTGGAAATCATGGTGCCCGCGAGGCCCCGGGACGCCCTGGTGGCGTTCCAGCAGGCCCCGGCGGCGTCCGGCCTGGCGGACGGTGAGCGGCCGGTATTCCTTGCCGACGCCACCGGGCTGCTGGCCGATGAGCCCGCAGGCGGGCCGACGCGCACCCACACCGTGGCCCGCGGCGAGTCGGCCTGGAGCATCGCGCGACACTACGGCGTGGACATGGCCGGCCTGCTGCGGCGCAACGGGCTGGAGCGGGACGCCGTGTTGCACCCCGGCATGGAGCTGCGCATCGACCCCGGCCCCGGCGATGCGCCGGCCGTGGCAAACTAGGTCGTTGCTCAACCGCGAGACAGACACACATGGGTTTCCTGCAAGGCAAGCGCGCCCTGATCACGGGCATCGCCAGTCAGCGCTCGATCGCCAACGGCATTGCCGAGGCGATGCACCGGGAAGGTGCGGAACTGGCTTTCACGTACCAGAATGAAAAGCTGCGCTCGCGCGTGGAGGACGTCGCCTCGCGCCTTGGAGGCGGGCCCTCCTTCGCGCTGGACGTGACCGACGACGCGCAGATCGAGGCGCTGTTCAACGACCTGGGCAAGCACTGGAGCGACGGCTTCGACATCCTCGTCCACGCCATCGCCTTCGCGCCGCGTGAGGCAATTGCAGGCCAGTTCCTGGACGGGCTCTCGCGCGAGGCCTTCGCCACCGCGCAGGATATTTCCGCCTATTCGCTGGCAGCGCTGGCCAAGGGCGCGCGGCCGCTGATGCAGGGCCGCAACGGCTCCATCCTCACCCTCACCTACCTGGGCGCAGTGCGTACGCTGCCCAGCTACAACGTGATGGGCGTGGCCAAGGCGAGCCTGGAGGCAACCATGCGCTACCTGGCCTACAACCTCGGCCCGGAAGGCATCCGGGTGAACGCCATCTCCGCCGGGCCGATCAAGACCCTGGCGGCATCGGGCATCGGCGGCTTCCGCAAGATCCTGGGGCACGTGGAAGCCGAGGCGCCGCTGCGGCGCACGGTGAGCATCGAGGATG harbors:
- the dnaQ gene encoding DNA polymerase III subunit epsilon, giving the protein MRQIVLDTETTGLEWKKGNRVVEIGCVELVERRPTGRTWHQYINPQREFEPGAQEVTGLTLEFLADKPLFEEVADEFLAFVDGAELVIHNAAFDIGFLDAELARLGPERGCMADCTTVLDSLELARQRYPGQRNSLDALCRRLGVDNAHRQLHGALLDAQLLAEVYLALTAGQGEIGFGAPEPAAATAIISSAPPAGPRPRVVPSPEDLALHAARVEAISARAGRNLWELAEEAREPQPEAEPA
- a CDS encoding PP2C family serine/threonine-protein phosphatase, whose product is MVEFGHLTHVGLRRDLNEDTYYGDSELGLWLVADGMGGHEYGEVASALARETIVRETRQGTPLAQAIRIADEEIIRASRQRHDTLPMGTTVVAARIGNDRFEVAWVGDSRVYLWHDNRLTQLSQDHSYVQELISQGTISVDQARNHPHRNVVTQALGITDPKALNVETMTGELLPGMQLLLCSDGLTEEVDDASIARVLSHTECSAQECVDGLVAAALDNGGSDNVTVVLVRRA
- the tilS gene encoding tRNA lysidine(34) synthetase TilS produces the protein MIRSPALPPMPLPGPVLAGFSGGLDSTVLLHLLAADPGIRQRGLRAIHVHHGLAPQADAWAAHCHQVCANLGVPLQVARVDVPRDTGLGLEGAARQARYAAFANVLAEGEILALAHHRDDQAETFLLRALRGSGVEGLRAMPAWRRLGRGWLWRPLLEAPRERLATYAREAGLEWVEDPANDAGTHERNFLRQQVMPLLRERWPQADAMFARSATLAGEATRLLATGDADALADSTTARPGLIRIERLMRHPVERRARVLRLWIERLGLPPLPGEGVAQIEAMLAGPDRDTIPEFAWSGALVRRWRGQLYASRVRPPLPRDFHASWDGRAPLRLPTGAVLELHPAPVEAPLGPPWPVCARARQGGERITLAGRGHSHALKNILQERGVPPWLRAGLPILCEEDGTILAAGDLVLSHVFERQLAGAGLRLRWRCPDGG
- the rnhA gene encoding ribonuclease HI gives rise to the protein MSALKQVHIHTDGACLGNPGPGGWAALLRYGVRERELVGGESPTTNNRMELMAAIRALEALTESCEVVLHTDSQYVRKGITEWMPNWLRRNWRTAAGAPVKNKDLWQRLHAAAQRHEVDWRWVKGHAGDPDNERVDTLARTEAERIKAAAADAIG
- a CDS encoding enoyl-ACP reductase, with amino-acid sequence MGFLQGKRALITGIASQRSIANGIAEAMHREGAELAFTYQNEKLRSRVEDVASRLGGGPSFALDVTDDAQIEALFNDLGKHWSDGFDILVHAIAFAPREAIAGQFLDGLSREAFATAQDISAYSLAALAKGARPLMQGRNGSILTLTYLGAVRTLPSYNVMGVAKASLEATMRYLAYNLGPEGIRVNAISAGPIKTLAASGIGGFRKILGHVEAEAPLRRTVSIEDVGNVAAFLSSDLAAGITGEVTYVDGGYNIVSMTGIESPQ
- a CDS encoding lytic transglycosylase domain-containing protein, coding for MTTQRKRGVRAMAAAALVTLASALPASAAAPMLAVQLPAIAEGAVRTTEALQPVTRSGREIYTSFRRGLSDGQCPADTSDRWRKHFAHVPGDLASRPERLLPLFGYVVDSLREYHLPSEYALIPFVESGYRPGARSPSGPAGLWQFIAVTARNHEITIRPGYDGRLSPVESTSAAVRYLRTLHGMFAGDWRLAVMGYNAGEYRIFGALRKAGQRAMDAEPDQLAVPGITRAYVRKLQALACLLVEAGEDPEWLEAIDQPVPVLTSTTLPSHARRIDRWAARNGHDPALVRHFNPAFAEGRVDRADRGVEIMVPARPRDALVAFQQAPAASGLADGERPVFLADATGLLADEPAGGPTRTHTVARGESAWSIARHYGVDMAGLLRRNGLERDAVLHPGMELRIDPGPGDAPAVAN
- the gloB gene encoding hydroxyacylglutathione hydrolase, which codes for MQPTPLAALSDNYIWTLPGADGQLLVVDPGEAAPVFDATGDRAPAAILLTHHHGDHIGGVPALLERWPGVPVFAPEDERIPIAIHRVRGGQTLDTGDWRFDVIDVPGHTRSHIAYHGHGALFSGDTLFSLGCGRLFEGTPSQMLGSLDRLARLPPGTLVCCGHEYTRSNAAFALAVEPGNRALRERSEEVERMRAQDRPTVPTTLASELACNPFLRVDAAEVRESLAARMGAARAADRVARFAELRAWKDGFPA